DNA from Thermomicrobium roseum DSM 5159:
CACGGATGCCGTGGCGAGCCAGTTCGTCGAGAATCTCCTCCGCATAACCACGGTCGGCCCCGCAGTCGAAGGTAAGGGCGATGACCGCCTGAGTGGTCTCCAACCGTGTGATGACGCGTGCGACCGATTGCACCGGAAGGGAGGTAGGGGTGGGGGACGATAGCGACGGTGAAGTGGGCGTGGTGAGTGGCGTCGGTTCGATGGGTGGGGTCGGTGGAGGCGGAGTCGGGTTCGGTGTCGGAAACGGTGTCGGTCGGGGCAACGGTACCGGTGAAGCGATCGGGGTGGTCGCGGCCGTCGGAGCGGACTCGGTAGGCGATGGGGTAGCGGTTCCTGTTGGCTCGGTGACGGTCGGGTAGATGGCTGGCCCTCGACAGGCTAGGCCGACGACCAGCCAGCTGATCAGAATACCCGAGAGACCGAGCAGGGGATGTCGTCCGATCACCAGATCCCCAAGGCGTCTTTTGCCTCTTCGCTCATCATGTCCGGTGTCCAGGGCGGGCTCCAGACGAGATTGACCTCCACGTTGCCGAGATCGGGGAGATCGCGGAGTGCGTAATTCACCTCCTCGGTCAGGATCGGCCCCAGAGGGCAGCCGAATGTGGTCAACGTCATCGTGATCAGTACGTCCGTCTTGCCGTCCTCCCGGTCGATGAGATCGATGCCATAGATCAATCCCAGGTTCACCACATCGACGCCGAGCTCAGGGTCGATGACCTGCTTCAGACGCTCGCGGACATCATCTTCGGTGAACTTCGCCATCTCGCCTCCTTCTGTTGTGGAATCGCCGAACAAGCGGCGCGCAAGGTCGTCGGATCGCTTCTGCATCGGGTCGCGTCCCTTCGTACCGATCACGTCGGCCATTCGTTGAGGCCATAGGCGGCTGCTTTGAGTACTTTCAGGCTGAGCAGAGCGCACTTGCGCCGCGCCGGACTGATGGGGACACCGAGCTCTTCGAGAAGATCCTGAGCTCCCAGCTGTTTGACCTCCTCGAGCGTTTTCCCTTTCACCATTTCGGTCAAGATCGACGCCGCAGCCTGACTGATCGCGCAACCACGGCCGGTAAAGCGAATGTCGGCGATCCGGTCGTTCTCCAGCTTGAGATCGATGCGGATCCGATCACCGCACAGCGGATTGGAATCCTCGAAAGTGCGGTCCGGTCGTTCCAGGGTCCCGTAGTTCCGGGGATGCTGGTAATGGTCCAGGATGTGCTCGCGGTAAAGTTCGGCCACAGCCTCTCCTCCAGTCAGCCGCTCACCCCGCGACGCCGAAAACGCGACGTACCTCGCGGAGTGCCTCGATGAGGCGATCCACGTCGTCCTCGGCATTGTAAAGGTAGAAACTGGCGCGCGTCGTCGCCACGACGCCGAGGCGCCGCATCAAGGGTTGCGTGCAATGGTGGCCAGCGCGGACAGCGATCCCGTGCTGATCGAGCACGGCGGCGACGTCATGGGGATGGACGTCGCCGATCGTGAAGCTGATGACACCGCTTCGATCATCACCGACCGGCCCATAGAGCCGGATGCCCGGAATTTCCTCCAAGCGGGGGAGAGCGTAGGCCAGCAGAGCTCGCTCGTGTTGCCGTATGGCTGCCATCCCGATCGACTCCAGATAGTCGATCGCGGCTCCCAGGGCGACCGCGTCAGCCACGCTCGGTGTTCCAGCCTCGAAGCGGGCTGGTACGTCACCTGGTGAAAAACCGTCGGTCGTGACCG
Protein-coding regions in this window:
- a CDS encoding metal-sulfur cluster assembly factor → MAKFTEDDVRERLKQVIDPELGVDVVNLGLIYGIDLIDREDGKTDVLITMTLTTFGCPLGPILTEEVNYALRDLPDLGNVEVNLVWSPPWTPDMMSEEAKDALGIW
- the sufU gene encoding Fe-S cluster assembly sulfur transfer protein SufU codes for the protein MAELYREHILDHYQHPRNYGTLERPDRTFEDSNPLCGDRIRIDLKLENDRIADIRFTGRGCAISQAAASILTEMVKGKTLEEVKQLGAQDLLEELGVPISPARRKCALLSLKVLKAAAYGLNEWPT